In one window of Bombus fervidus isolate BK054 chromosome 4, iyBomFerv1, whole genome shotgun sequence DNA:
- the LOC139986840 gene encoding uncharacterized protein yields MNICMYYHMHSTCILSKMPEQQKILRLQDVWRTCNKIRAAIFRVGFNLWNFYKPLDSNNNCLISESKFISVLAGPLKDQIGLSDKEISDLADYFRVQDGRIFYTQFCEIIHDSAPEFDKSEPLVTGLEWEDPEHVNRISATEHRKLCLVLTQIAVLINKRRLVLRPYFQDYELIAKNAGTVTFTHFGRILKFLGIVLASEEFCLLVKRFAKDAYTINYVAFLKAIDEIQSYFDKHQMLALGGELLDQFPGRIITAELPKLPRPEIGKFIPSKVFGKQAVFHPVMEERRSTMPLIEVIQRIQRHIFENRLRILEFFKDFDPLNAGKTTISNFKRGLDGLQISSLGRLYLAETEIDALVTLYKDPNDPDRVCWRTFEDDIDKVFTVKEIEKLPNLKIESPPKEIAKLSRKGAFNWQCEEKDIRDLCEKTLLKVRHRVEERRIMIKQFFKDYDRHNKGHVSRSQLRQVLRTAAVLLSEEEEFALEKRYNNDLGFNYNWFLKELEAQPIEEPLYHSMMKEKRKINAEKLSPETTAGETNIVLILAKIKAKVVRERIKVIEFMRQYDIHNEHVIKRTEFLRALDQLRCNLTCTEMGTIMNIFQSPLRSDSVDYVKFGEVVEEAVAMGSLERAPLLVPVQHVPSEASPKTFLNFDERHMATTAVDKLSRMQQPNLEELFRGYDKENIGTVSKECLIKVLSIRRMLELISNRELDAVHKCFSIERGGRLEIDYRAFLRALYLMQENRKHLPF; encoded by the exons atgaatatttgcatGTACTATCATATGCATAGCACATGCATT TTGTCCAAAATGCCTGAGCAGCAGAAG ATTTTGAGGCTACAGGACGTTTGGCGTACTTGTAATAAAATCCGAGCGGCAATTTTTCGCGTGGGTTTtaatttatggaatttttaCAAACCGCTAGATTCTAACAATAATTGTTTAATCTCAG AGTCGAAATTTATTTCGGTATTGGCTGGGCCACTGAAGGATCAAATTGGTTTGTCTGACAAAGAAATTTCCGATTTGGCCGATTATTTCCGCGTTCAGGATGGTCGAATATTTTACACCCAGTTTTGTGAAATAATTCACGATAGTG ctCCTGAATTCGATAAAAGCGAACCGCTCGTAACTGGTTTGGAATGGGAAGATCCAGAGCATGTAAATCGTATAAGTGCAACGGAACATCGAAAATTATGTCTCGTACTCACTCAAATTGCCGTTCTGATAAACAAAAGAAGACTCGTGTTGAGGCCTTACTTTCAAGATTACGAACTG aTTGCAAAAAATGCCGGGACTGTAACATTCACGCATTTCGGGCGAATCCTAAAATTTCTAGGTATCGTTCTTGCTTCCGAAGAATTCTGTTTGCTTGTAAAAAGATTCGCGAAAGATGCTTATACGATCAACTATGTGGCCTTTTTAAAGGCGATTGACGAAATTCAATCTTACTTTGATAAACATCAAATGCTGGCTCTTGGTgga GAATTACTTGATCAATTTCCTGGTCGAATTATTACGGCTGAATTACCGAAACTTCCAAGGCCGGAAATTGGTAAATTCATACCAAGCAAAGTATTTGGGAAACAAGCTGTGTTCCATCCGGTAATGGAAGAACGAAGAAGTACAATGCCCTTGATAGAAGTTATTCAACGTATTCAAAGACATATCTTTGAAAATCGATTACGCATTTTGGAATTCTTTAAG GATTTTGATCCTTTGAACGCGGGCAAAACGACGATTTCCAACTTCAAAAGGGGATTAGATGGTCTTCAGATTTCGAGCTTGGGACGTCTTTATCTTGCGGAAACAGAAATTGACGCGCTCGTTACGCTTTATAAAGACCCAAATGATCCAGATCGTGTATGTTGGCGTACATTCGAAGATGACATCGATAAGG TGTTTACCgtgaaagaaattgaaaagctgcccaatttgaaaattgagTCGCCGCCAAAGGAAATAGCGAAACTAAGTCGAAAAGGAGCGTTTAATTGGCAATGTGAAGAGAAAGATATAAGAGATCTTTGTGAGAAAACATTATTAAAAGTTCGACATCGAGTCgaggaaagaagaattatgataaaacaattttttaaggaTTATGAtcg ACATAACAAAGGTCACGTATCACGTTCGCAACTACGTCAAGTTCTAAGAACTGCGGCTGTACTACTTTCTGAAGAAGAGGAGTTTGCATTGGAAAAGAGGTATAATAATGATTTaggttttaattataattggtttttaaaagaattagagGCTCAACCAATCGAGGAGCCCTTGTACCACTCtatgatgaaagaaaaaagaaaaatcaacgCTGAGAAACTATCACCGGAAACAACAGCTGGTgaaacaaatatcgttttaattttaGCCAAAATCAAAGCAAAAGTTGTGCGGGAAAGAATAAAG GTTATCGAATTCATGCGTCAATATGATATTCATAATGAACACGTTATAAAAAGAACAGAGTTTCTGCGAGCTTTGGATCAACTACGTTGTAATTTGACTTGCACAGAAATGGGAactattatgaatattttccaatCACCTTTAAG gTCAGATTCCGTGGATTATGTGAAATTTGGAGAAGTGGTCGAAGAAGCTGTTGCTATGGGAAGTTTAGAAAGAGCTCCACTTTTAGTGCCTGTACAACACGTGCCTTCGGAAGCTTCCCCTAAGACATTCTTGAATTTCGATGAAAGGCACATGGCCACAACAGCAGTAGACAAGCTAAGCAGAATGCAACAACCAAATCTTGAGGAGTTGTTCAGG GGCTACGATAAAGAGAATATCGGTACAGTTTCGAAAGAGTGTTTGATCAAAGTTTTGTCTATCAGGCGTATGTTAGAATTAATTAGCAACAGAGAACTGGACGCTGTGCACAAATGTTTCTCCATAGAAAGAGGTGGTCGATTAGAAATTGATTATCGAGCATTTTTACGCGCTTTGTATCTGATGCAAGAGAACAGAAAACATCTGCCTTTCTAG
- the LOC139986854 gene encoding uncharacterized protein, translating into MDNSMAQSIEQTFGKTFLQYCLHNKILLKRDKCGAFEVSGTSNNIRTLSDCLYIIDNIKSETDKKLKKLQKEALTADYSPSSGNNNGTLYIIYSTWNSIQRKFKKGIRSKILQPDTKCNEWKPLIASKLTKKLFSRYYTIYCKKSEINQLNITFKFLKQLHTTIIRVTNFENKWGSIVEHRRDIETTHLYFISYDVTSLFAPKV; encoded by the exons atggaTAATTCTATGGCACAAAGTATAGAACAAACTTTTGGTAAAACGTTTCTGCA GTACTgtttacataataaaatattactcaAACGTGATAAATGTGGTGCTTTTGAAGTGTCTGGGACatcaaataatattagaacTTTATCAGATTGTTTATATATCATTGACAACATTAAATCGGAAACAGATAAGAAACTAAAAAAGTTACAAAAAGAAGCATTGACTGCAGACTATTCACcct CTTCTGGAAATAATAATGGAacattatatatcatatattcaaCTTGGAACTCCATCCAAAGGAAATTTAAGAAAGGAATACGTTCAAAAATCTTGCAGCCTGATACAAAATGTAATGAATGGAAGCCGCTAATAG cAAGCAAACTgactaaaaaattattttctaggTATTATACCATTTACTGTAAGAAATCTGAGATAAATCAGTTGAATATAACATtcaaatttttgaaacaattGCATACTACAATAATTAGAGTCACTAATTTTGAAAACAAATGGGGATCAATTGTTGAACACAGACGTGATATAGAAACaacacatttatattttatatcttatgaTGTAACAAGTCTTTTTGCTCCTAAAGTATAA